The following are encoded in a window of Drosophila ananassae strain 14024-0371.13 chromosome Y unlocalized genomic scaffold, ASM1763931v2 tig00000093, whole genome shotgun sequence genomic DNA:
- the LOC26515437 gene encoding laminin subunit beta-1-like gives MAFSTQKEFFHVPFMNEVEEFDCLESCVKLKSYPSNIDDRSWSASQEKKSRFVADLIACNSPVIGKRTENGNALKKSVPTSLGPEEEYGSSLLLRDSLINTADDTIRRMQDIMFKNNMLQQKLDESDDKLIVANEENAEILRILSERYNPDKSELLKKKIKELADEKKIDPEDEKQLNDLQMSIVDMIKAHDILEAENSNLKRLIEKQSVRCTLDSIEVDPEKSTDLQYLQNKINRMGKELVLLRKTEDDLMKKCAKLSEIEKSNDIERSNFSPEKDVSNIQRILAERDALRKKCKNLESLGDKINQLEQKANEAENISGDLEDNLNQQSQYINEMQLEMQDMQNYYENEVDKAKGNEEILKRSIQPKAFDGGRSKTVSWLAQ, from the exons ATGGCTTTTTCAACTCAAAAAGAGTTTTTTCACGTTCCTTTTATGAATGAGGTTGAAGAATTTGATTGCCTCGAGTCGTGTGTTAAGCTAAAGTCGTACCCATCAAATATTGATGACAGGTCATGGTCTGCCAGCCAAGAAAAGAAATCAAGATTTGTTGCAGACCTAATCGCATGCAATTCACCTGTTATAGGAAAGCGTACTGAAAACGGAAATGCTTTGAAAAAATCGGTACCCACAAGCTTAGGACCAGAAGAGGAGTATGGTAGTAGCCTCCTTTTAAGAGACAGCCTCATTAACACAGCGGACGATACAATCAGGCGAATGCAAGAcattatgtttaaaaataatatgttgCAACAGAAATTGGATGAATCAGATGATAAGCTTATAGTGGCCAATGAAGAAAATGCAGAGATTTTGAGGATTTTAAGTGAACGCTATAATCCGGATAAAAGCGagctattgaaaaaaaaaataaaagaactGGCCGACGAGAAGAAGATTGATCCTGAAGATGAAAAGCAATTAAATGATTTGCAAATGTCAATAGTTGATATGATTAAGGCACACGACATTCTCGAAGCTGAAAATTCCAACTTGAAGCGGCTCATTGAAAAACAATCGGTTCGTTGTACACTAGATAGTATAGAAGTGGATCCTGAAAAAAGTACTGACCTACAATAcctgcaaaataaaattaacagAATGGGAAAGGAATTGGTTTTGCTTCGGAAAACTGAAGATGATCTAATGAAAAAATGCGCCAAGCTaagtgaaattgaaaaaagcAATGATATTGAAAGAAGTAATTTTTCTCCTGAAAAAGATGTTTCTAATATACAGAGAATTTTGGCAGAACGCGATGCACTGcgtaaaaaatgtaaaaatttgGAATCTCTTGGcgataaaataaatcaattggAACAAAAAGCAAATGAAGCCGAAAACATTTCGGGGGACCTTGAGGATAACCTAAACCAACAAAGCCAGTATATCAATGAGATGCAACTGGAGATGCAAGATATGCAAAACTATTATGAAAATGAAGTAGATAAGGCAAAAGGAAATGAAGAAATTCTCAAG cGCAGCATCCAGCCGAAAGCTTTCGACGGTGGACGCAGTAAAACAGTTAGTTGGCTAGCCCAATAA